Sequence from the Bacillus thuringiensis genome:
TGACAGCGGCGGCATTAAAAGTGGGTGAAGAATTTGCAACGAAAATCATTTCGGAGAAGAAAAGAGGTGTAATGAATGAGGCGAAATAGTGAAAGGCCAGTGAAAATAACGGAAGTTTGTTTACGTGATGGAAGTCATGTAATGAAACATCAATTTACAAAAGAACAAGTTCGATCTGTAACAAAGGCGTTAGACGAGGCTGGTATGCATTATATCGAAGTGAGTCATGGAGATGGTTTAGGTGGTTCTACCTTACAATATGGAAAGTCATTAGTTAATGAAATGAAGCTCATTGAAGCCGCGGTAGATGAGTGCAAGCAAGCTAAAGTAGCTGTCTTGTTAATTCCTGGTATTGGAACGATTCATGAATTAAAGCAAGCTGCAAGTATTGGTGCGAAACTTGTTCGTGTAGCAACCCATGTAACAGAGGCGGATGTTTCAGCTCAACATATTCATTTTGCCCGAGAATTAGGTATGGAAGTGTGTGGTTTTTTAATGATGGCTCATTCTGCACCGGTTGAAAAATTAGTAGAACAAGCAAAACTTATGGAGGAGTATGGTGCTGAAGCAGTTTATGTGACTGACTCAGCTGGTGCTTTATTACCGCACGAAGTACGTGAGCGTATTCGTGCATTACGTCAATCTTTGAATATAGAAATCGGTTTCCATGGCCATAATAACCTTTCAGTTGCAGTAGCGAATACAGTCACTGCAATTGAGGAAGGCGCGACACGTATTGACGGAAGTGTACGGTGTCTTGGAGCAGGAGCTGGAAATGCTCAAACAGAAGTATTGCTCGCTGTTTTGGATCGTATGGGATATAAGTTAGATGTAGATTTATATAAGATGATGGACTTAGCTGAGGAGGTTGTTGCTCCTTTATTGCCAGTACCACAAGAAATTCGAAAAGGAAGTCTTGTAATGGGATATGCTGGTGTATACTCTAGCTTTTTATTGCATGCTGAAAGAGCGGCAAGACGCTTTAATGTAGACGCCCGTGATATTTTAATAGAACTTGGAAGAAGAAAAGTAGTTGGTGGACAAGAGGATATGATTTTAGATGTAGCGGCAGAATTAACAAAGATAAAAACGGGGGTGTAAATGATGGCTTTAGTGAAAGGGGCAGATTTAGAAATTGTGGAGTATTTACTTCAGGCTGAAAAAGGAAGGAAAGAAGTAGTAAAAGTAACGGATAAGCACCCTGATTTAACAGTAGAGGATGCTTATAAATTGCAAAAATGTTTAATTGAACAAAAAATGAGTGAAGGTTCTAAAAGAGTTGGTGTGAAACTTGGATTAACGAGTAAGGCAAAACAACAAATGATGGGGATTAATGAAGCGATTTACGGATATTTGTTGGACGATATGCTAGCGTTCGAATGGGAGCCATTGCAATACGAAACGTTGATTCATCCGAAAGTAGAGCCAGAGATTGCTTTTTTAATAGGGGATGATTTACAGGGAACGAATGTGACAGCTGAGGATGTATTAAAGGCAACGAAATATGTTGCGCCAGCCTTAGAGGTTATTGATAGTAGATATTTAAATTTTAAATTTACATTACCTGATGTAATAGCAGATAATTGTTCATCTTCGAAATTTTTGTTAGGAAGTAAATGGATTGATGTTAAAGATATAGATTTAGCTAATATCGGGATGGTTATGTCGAAGAATGGTAAGGTTGCTACGACTGGGACAGGAGCAGCTGTGCTGGGACATCCAGCAGAGGCAATCGCTTGGGCGGTAAATAAACTTGGTTTGCAAAATGAAGGATTTAAAAAAGGTGATATTGTATTAAGTGGTGCATTATCTGAAGCGGTTGCATTTAAAGCAGGAGATTCCATAACTGCACAATTTGATGATTTAGGAAGTGTAGCGATGTTTTGTGAATAAATAGTAAAGCGAGAGATAAAAATGCCCATTATACAAATTCAAATAATAGAAGGTAGAAAGCACGAGCAAATTCAAAATCTAATATTTGATGTTACAGAAGTAGTCGCGAAAAACTTGGATGTAGATGTTGGACGAGTCCGTGTTTTAGTGAATGAAATCCCAAGTTCGCATTGGGGAGTAGGAGGAAAGTCTAAAGAGTGTTTAAAAGAAATTTAGTTAGTAATAAAAGCAATTTTCATTCTCTTATGGATGGGGGTTGCTTTTATTATTTTGAAAAGTTTTAATAATATGTTAAAATTTAGTCTTGGTTTTAAGGAGAAAAGGGGGAATAAACATGCAAATACTACTAATACGCCACGGAGAATCAGAAGCTGATATTTTAAACGTACATGAAGGACGAGCTGACTTTGAATTAACAGAAAAGGGAAGACAGCAAGTGCAAAGGCTTGTACAGAAAGTGAAAGCAGATTTCCCGCCAGATTTCATTTGGGCAAGTACATTAAAACGTGCTCGCGAAACTGGTGAAACATTAGCAGAAGGAATTGGATGCCCAATTCAATTAGAAGAGGAATTAATGGAGTTTAATAATGGGGTACAAGCTGGCTTATCTTTTGAAGAAGCAAAGAAATATCCAGAACCAAAGTTTCTTCATGATCGTTTTGAAAACGGAGAATCATTTATTGAATTTAGAATGAGAATAGAAGGAATCTTTTCTAAAATTGTGACAGAGAATACATATGACCGAATTGCAATTGTTGCACATGGTGGTGTAATAAATAGTATTTTACGTGCGTTTTTCAAAATGCCAATTTCGATGGACTATTATTTTAAAATGGGAGATACGGGAATAAGCTTAATTGAAATTGATGGTGAACAAAAAACAGTACATTTCATTAATGATATAAATCATTTGGACGGGATATAAAGACCTATGTACAAAGTAGTATTTTTTGATGTTGACGGCACTCTTTTAAGCGAAATTGATAGAAGTATGCACGAAAGTACAAAGGAAGCGATACTAAGATTAATAGAAAAAGGGATTCATGTAGTTGTTACAACAGGGAGACCGTATAGTTTATGCTCGCAGTTTAAAGAACTAGGCATAAATACGTTTATTTCTGCGAATGGTGCCCATATAAAATGTGGTGAAAAAGTTATATATAAATCAGTACTTTCAAGTGAAATCGTTCATGATATCTCGGAATTTGCTGAATTACATGGTCACGGTATTTCTTATTTTACAGAGGATTTTGTAATGAACGGAATAGCCTCAGATAACGAACAAGTAATTCAAGCGCTTAGCGAGACCTTAAATTTAGGAAAGTATCCAGAAAAAAGCTGGGGTTTGTCAGAAGAAATCTATTGTTTATGTCTGTATGCAGATGAAATAGAAGCTCAAAAATTTCTTGAAAGATATCCAACGCTTACGTTTGAACGTTTTCATGGTTATGTTATGAATGTATTGGAAGATAGTAAAGTATCGAAGTTAACTGCAATTCAAAAAGTATTGGAGCACCTGGAAATTTGTAAATCAGAAGCCATTGCTTTTGGTGATGGTGGAAATGATATTGAGATGTTGTATTATGTAGGATTAGGGATTGCGATGGAGAATGGTGGAGAAGAGTTAAAGAAAAAAGCTGATTTCGTTACAAAAAAATCAAGTGAAGGCGGTATTTTATTTGCCTTAGAGAAGTTTCATATCGTCTAACATACCTTTAGTGAAATAAAGGTATGTTAGGATCTTTAATGTGCTCGCACAATAAAATATGTATTTGTCCACGATGATGATAAAAATGTGCAACAATTTCAAGCAACCATTCAAAACGCGAATAAGAAATACCCCAATAGGCAGTCATAACTTCTGCTAATTCTTCTTGGGAATAGGAAAGAAATGTTTTAGAGAGAAGATTGTATCCTTCAATCATTATTTGTTGCATGTACGCAATTGTTTTTGGTGTATGTTGTAAATAAAAGGTACGTAACTCTTTTTCCGTACTACCATTTAAAATGAGTAAATCTGCATGGCAAATAAGAGAAAGATGTGCACACATTTCAAATAGAGATCGCTTTGCGTGAATGGGCGGTATTTTTAAATCGGCTTCATTATATTGGTTAAGCATTTGAATAGAAGTATCAACAGCAACTTGTAGTTGATGCAAGGCAGGTTGAACAAACATTGTAATTCTCCTCATCTCCGTATATAATAGTTTCTTAAGAGTATTATATCATACTCAAAATTCCGAAAATTCTAGTAGTTTGACTAGCATATTGAAAAGTATTATATTGTAAAAGGTCATATGAAACGTGAAATAGAATGGAATGCAATTATTGAGTTAGGAGTTATACCAATGAGTTTGAAATATGGAAGAGATACAATTATTGAAGTTGACTTAAATGCAGTAAAACATAATGTAAAAGAATTTAAAAAACGTGTGAATGATGAAAATATTGCAATGATGGCTGCTGTAAAAGCAAATGGGTATGGCCACGGGGCAGTTGAAGTTGCGAAAGCTGCTATTGAAGCGGGAATAAACCAGCTTGCAGTTGCATTTGTAGATGAAGCGATAGAGTTAAGAGAAGCAGGAATTAACGTGCCGATTTTAATTTTAGGTTATACATCAGTAGCAGCTGCGGAAGAGGCAATTCAATATGACGTTATGATGACTGTTTATAGAAGTGAAGATTTACAAGGTATAAATGAAATCGCAAACCGTCTTCAAAAGAAAGCACAAATTCAGGTGAAAATTGATACAGGAATGAGTCGTATCGGTTTACAAGAAGAAGAGGTTAAACCATTTTTAGAAGAATTAAACCGTATGGAGTATGTAGAGGTAGTAGGAATGTTTACACATTACTCTACGGCAGATGAAATTGATAAATCATATACGAATATGCAAACAAGTTTATTTGAGAAAGCTGTCAATGCAGCAAAAGAATTAGGAATTCATATTCCATATATTCATAGTTCAAATAGTGCAGGCTCAATGGAGCTTAGCAATACATTTCAAAATATGGTCCGTGTAGGTATTGGAATATACGGAATGTATCCTTCAAAAGAGGTAGATCATGCAGTCGTTTCTTTACAACCTGCGTTGTCGTTAAAATCAAAGGTAGCTCATATTAAACATGCGAAGAAGAATCGCGGTGTAAGTTATGGGAATACGTATGTAACGACTGGTGAAGAATGGATTGCAACTGTACCGATTGGTTATGCTGATGGCTATAATCGTCAGTTATCTAATAAAGGGCATGCATTAATAAATGGAGTTCGAGTACCTGTTATTGGCCGTGTTTGTATGGATCAGCTCATGTTAGACGTTTCAAAAGCAATGCCAGTACAAGTTGGGGACGAAGTAGTATTCTACGGTAAACAAGGCGAAGAAGAAATTGCGGTAGAAGAAGTAGCGGATATGTTAGGTACAATTAACTATGAAGTTACATGTATGTTAGACAGAAGAATCCCGCGAGTTTATAAAGAAAATAATGAAACGACTGCTGTCGTAAATATACTAAGAAAAAACTGAATCGATATGATTCAGTTTTTTTATTTTTGACAAATGAAAAATGCTCTATTTGTACCGTGTAGTTGAATATTCTTAAAACCAACGGATTTCAACAAAGATATTATTTCTTCATTGGAATAACAAGCTTCTTCAAAAGTAAAGTCACTTCTTTTCCAATTATTATCTATGTCATGTTGAAATAGTATAAAGTTCATTTCTGCTTTTTTATTTTCGTTATCATATGTAGAATCAATCGTACATACATATTCTTCCGCTGAAATATGAAATGAAGCAATCCATTTTTCAAGAAAACCTTTCTCCATATTCATATCAAATGCAAAAGTACCTCCATCATATAATGCTAAATAAACATGATGAAAAGTATCTTTGAGCTCATCTAATGTTAGTATATGATTTAAACTATCACCTGCTGAGATGACATAGTGGAAAGGCTCATCTACTTTAAAAAAGCGTGCATCGCCGACGATAAAGGATGCATCTGGCGCATTATGAAGTGCGTGTTCGATCATTTTTGCAGAACCGTCTATACCAGTTACTATAAAATTATGATCAAGTAGTTTCCTAGTAAGATGACCAGTCCCGCAGCAAAGATCTAATATACGCGAGTGGGGAGGAGCGTCTTGTAAAACGAATTTATGATAGGCTGGATAGGAGTGTTCAGCAAAATGTCCCCAATGTTTATTATAAATGGATGCGAAAATATCATAATCAGAATAAATTAGTTTGTTAGACATATGTATTCACCTCAAAATTCATTAAACTATAATAGTCATGCTTCGTTTTTATTTCAAAACCACATTGTGTATATAGTTTTAAAGCGTGGTTATTTTTCGTTTCGACGTCCAATTCAATTGTTGAAATTCCTTTTGTAATAAGGGTATGTACCATATAACTAAGAATATCTTTGCCGTATCCTTTCCCTTGATAAGAAGGATGAACGGCGAATCCTGATAGTGTAGTAGATTGTTCTTGCTCAGAAACTGTAATCGTTCCTATCACTTTTTCATCGATAAGAGCACAGTAAACTTGATGAGAAGGGGAATTCATCATCTTTTGTAACCATGTAGCGGTATTTTTTGCTGAATCTCCAAAAGCTTGACTGGAAATTTCAATAAGATCAAGAAGTGATTCTGAAGATGCAAGAGTAAGGTGTATAGTATTCTTTGTTGATTTTTGCACTTCTTTTACTTTGAACTCCATACTATATTCACTATATAAATAAGGTAACTTCATATGCTTTGCAAATTCTTTCCCGGAAATAGAATCACCATTCATAATAAGAAGAGCTTCATCGGCCTCTCTTATTCGTAGTTCTTTCATTGCGGTTTGTAAAAGAGTGGTACCTATATGTTGTTTCCTATGTTTCGGATGAACAAACCCTATTAACTCTAGTTTTGTCGGTCTTTCAAAGTCATACATACTTAATGCACCGACTAATTTGGTATCTTCATACAATAGAAAATCATTTATTCCTTCTTTATTACGAGCAGTTAAAAAGTTTACATGTAAATCTGACGAATAATCAATTTGATCGTATTGCCCGCAAATATGAGCTAAATCTTTCATTTGCTGAATTTCGTTTGCTGTTAAAGATTGTTTTTGTTCAATATTCATTTCATAATCCCTCTCATTCGTATTTAAAAATAGGCTGGATGACTTAGCCATTTTTCCAATTCCACACTTCCTTGAACAGATAACAGTCGGTACAAATAACGGTAAGGCTGTCTACACTTTTCAAGTTGAGGAATAGACATAATTGTTTCGTAACCACGTTTAAAGGCATGAGCTTCTTTTTCAGTAAGTACATATTCTAGTCCGATAAAATCAAACTCTCGAGGAGCAACAGCGTAAGCTTCTGTATCTACTAAACCTGTAATAGTTGAACCATCTGATAAAAACTGAGTAGGGTCCATATCGATTAAAACGAGCGTAGATTCCTTTGGTGCTGGTAAAGAAGAGAGTTGCGACTCAAAAATATGAAATGAGTTACGGATGCTCATGTTATCTGAATAAAACCTATTTACAAGATCTTTACTGACATTTAAAAAGTGTGATTGGAATTCGTTTAGTTTAATTTGGAATGAGCCTGACACATTTCCTATGTAATCGACTTTAAATTTATGTATTTCTGCAAGCCCTTTTCCGAGACTGAATAAAATAGAATCTGGTTGCCCGATAAAAGATTGAACTGTGTTACCTATTAACTTATCGACCATAACGAATTCACGGCCATTTAAAATATGTTTTTCTAATATTGTTGGTATGGGTAGATTCGTATGTTCTTGCAGCAATGTATGTACAGTTTCTAAATGATGGACGTTCCTTGGATCAATTCCAAATAGGTTTTTACATCCCCACCAAAAATCATTATTTGGCTCATCATTCATTTTAGAAGAACGAACGATGACTTCTGCATCTTCTGTTCGGACGAGAAACACATCGCTTGCATGGTCTTCATAACCTGGGTGTAAATTTTGAACAGATAAAATAGGTGAAGTAAATAGTTGTTGTAGCATAAAGGTGCTCCCTTTTCTGTAAATTCTATAAATTAAGTATATAACATATCTTAGGTAAGAGTAATAGTTTTCAATTTCACATAAAAATCGCCAAAAAGGTGGAAAATGGGTTTATATAAATCAATTTCTTTGTATTTAAGAAAAAAATTAGTTATGATAATACTAAGAAAATATATAAGTTTTGGGGGTAATGAATGAAGAAGATATTTGAATACGTATTATTAACAATTGGCTCAATTATTGTAGCGGGTTCATTAGAACTTATTTTAGCACCTAACGGATTAGTAGATGGCGGGGTAACGGCCATTGCTATTATGGCGAATAAAGTTGCCGGATTGCCGCTTTATGGAGTGTTCTTAGGAATTAATATCCCGATTTTATTATTTACTGCAAAAGTAATGGGAAAGAAGTTCTTTATTCGTACATCCTATGCAAATGTTGTTACAACACTCGGATTGATTTATTTAAAACCATTTCCAGCAATTACAACTTCTGAATTGTTAATTGTTCTATATGGAGGAGTCCTATTTGGTGTTGGTGTAGGGATTGTAGTAAAAATGGGCGGAGCAATTGATGGATCAGAAATGTTAGCTGTTTGGATGAATAAACATTTTAAAGTGCCGATTAGTACATTTTTACTTGCTGTAAATGCAGTTATTTTTATCTTTGTTGCCATTTTATTTTCAATTGAACAAGCGATGTTCTCATTAGCAATTTTCTATATTGTTACGAAGATGATTGATTTCATATTAGATGGCATTAATCAAGGAAAGAGCGTTATGATTATTTCTGGTAAAAATAAAGAAATAGGCGATCTACTTATGAAAGAATTGCAATTATCCGTTACGTATCTACATGGAGAAGG
This genomic interval carries:
- the dmpG gene encoding 4-hydroxy-2-oxovalerate aldolase — its product is MRRNSERPVKITEVCLRDGSHVMKHQFTKEQVRSVTKALDEAGMHYIEVSHGDGLGGSTLQYGKSLVNEMKLIEAAVDECKQAKVAVLLIPGIGTIHELKQAASIGAKLVRVATHVTEADVSAQHIHFARELGMEVCGFLMMAHSAPVEKLVEQAKLMEEYGAEAVYVTDSAGALLPHEVRERIRALRQSLNIEIGFHGHNNLSVAVANTVTAIEEGATRIDGSVRCLGAGAGNAQTEVLLAVLDRMGYKLDVDLYKMMDLAEEVVAPLLPVPQEIRKGSLVMGYAGVYSSFLLHAERAARRFNVDARDILIELGRRKVVGGQEDMILDVAAELTKIKTGV
- a CDS encoding 2-keto-4-pentenoate hydratase; this encodes MALVKGADLEIVEYLLQAEKGRKEVVKVTDKHPDLTVEDAYKLQKCLIEQKMSEGSKRVGVKLGLTSKAKQQMMGINEAIYGYLLDDMLAFEWEPLQYETLIHPKVEPEIAFLIGDDLQGTNVTAEDVLKATKYVAPALEVIDSRYLNFKFTLPDVIADNCSSSKFLLGSKWIDVKDIDLANIGMVMSKNGKVATTGTGAAVLGHPAEAIAWAVNKLGLQNEGFKKGDIVLSGALSEAVAFKAGDSITAQFDDLGSVAMFCE
- a CDS encoding 4-oxalocrotonate tautomerase, producing the protein MPIIQIQIIEGRKHEQIQNLIFDVTEVVAKNLDVDVGRVRVLVNEIPSSHWGVGGKSKECLKEI
- a CDS encoding histidine phosphatase family protein is translated as MQILLIRHGESEADILNVHEGRADFELTEKGRQQVQRLVQKVKADFPPDFIWASTLKRARETGETLAEGIGCPIQLEEELMEFNNGVQAGLSFEEAKKYPEPKFLHDRFENGESFIEFRMRIEGIFSKIVTENTYDRIAIVAHGGVINSILRAFFKMPISMDYYFKMGDTGISLIEIDGEQKTVHFINDINHLDGI
- a CDS encoding Cof-type HAD-IIB family hydrolase — translated: MYKVVFFDVDGTLLSEIDRSMHESTKEAILRLIEKGIHVVVTTGRPYSLCSQFKELGINTFISANGAHIKCGEKVIYKSVLSSEIVHDISEFAELHGHGISYFTEDFVMNGIASDNEQVIQALSETLNLGKYPEKSWGLSEEIYCLCLYADEIEAQKFLERYPTLTFERFHGYVMNVLEDSKVSKLTAIQKVLEHLEICKSEAIAFGDGGNDIEMLYYVGLGIAMENGGEELKKKADFVTKKSSEGGILFALEKFHIV
- a CDS encoding DinB family protein, which encodes MFVQPALHQLQVAVDTSIQMLNQYNEADLKIPPIHAKRSLFEMCAHLSLICHADLLILNGSTEKELRTFYLQHTPKTIAYMQQIMIEGYNLLSKTFLSYSQEELAEVMTAYWGISYSRFEWLLEIVAHFYHHRGQIHILLCEHIKDPNIPLFH
- the alr gene encoding alanine racemase; amino-acid sequence: MSLKYGRDTIIEVDLNAVKHNVKEFKKRVNDENIAMMAAVKANGYGHGAVEVAKAAIEAGINQLAVAFVDEAIELREAGINVPILILGYTSVAAAEEAIQYDVMMTVYRSEDLQGINEIANRLQKKAQIQVKIDTGMSRIGLQEEEVKPFLEELNRMEYVEVVGMFTHYSTADEIDKSYTNMQTSLFEKAVNAAKELGIHIPYIHSSNSAGSMELSNTFQNMVRVGIGIYGMYPSKEVDHAVVSLQPALSLKSKVAHIKHAKKNRGVSYGNTYVTTGEEWIATVPIGYADGYNRQLSNKGHALINGVRVPVIGRVCMDQLMLDVSKAMPVQVGDEVVFYGKQGEEEIAVEEVADMLGTINYEVTCMLDRRIPRVYKENNETTAVVNILRKN
- a CDS encoding class I SAM-dependent methyltransferase, giving the protein MSNKLIYSDYDIFASIYNKHWGHFAEHSYPAYHKFVLQDAPPHSRILDLCCGTGHLTRKLLDHNFIVTGIDGSAKMIEHALHNAPDASFIVGDARFFKVDEPFHYVISAGDSLNHILTLDELKDTFHHVYLALYDGGTFAFDMNMEKGFLEKWIASFHISAEEYVCTIDSTYDNENKKAEMNFILFQHDIDNNWKRSDFTFEEACYSNEEIISLLKSVGFKNIQLHGTNRAFFICQK
- a CDS encoding GNAT family N-acetyltransferase, which produces MNIEQKQSLTANEIQQMKDLAHICGQYDQIDYSSDLHVNFLTARNKEGINDFLLYEDTKLVGALSMYDFERPTKLELIGFVHPKHRKQHIGTTLLQTAMKELRIREADEALLIMNGDSISGKEFAKHMKLPYLYSEYSMEFKVKEVQKSTKNTIHLTLASSESLLDLIEISSQAFGDSAKNTATWLQKMMNSPSHQVYCALIDEKVIGTITVSEQEQSTTLSGFAVHPSYQGKGYGKDILSYMVHTLITKGISTIELDVETKNNHALKLYTQCGFEIKTKHDYYSLMNFEVNTYV
- a CDS encoding YitT family protein, which encodes MKKIFEYVLLTIGSIIVAGSLELILAPNGLVDGGVTAIAIMANKVAGLPLYGVFLGINIPILLFTAKVMGKKFFIRTSYANVVTTLGLIYLKPFPAITTSELLIVLYGGVLFGVGVGIVVKMGGAIDGSEMLAVWMNKHFKVPISTFLLAVNAVIFIFVAILFSIEQAMFSLAIFYIVTKMIDFILDGINQGKSVMIISGKNKEIGDLLMKELQLSVTYLHGEGGFLGEHKRIIYCITNRFIYPKMKDLVLSVDPTAIIEASYSTETTGVKRPGRAARSEK